One window of the Yamadazyma tenuis chromosome 6, complete sequence genome contains the following:
- a CDS encoding ribonuclease HI (EggNog:ENOG503NU3Q; COG:L), which produces MPYYAVASGFETGVFRHWTQVKPLVDGYSKPVFKKFNDEESAKQFIRNNSMSSRVVQTRRYGTLGRVESGTVSSSVSTTKKNSTCTPLQVEMKLNSLNMSYNFEDWRTVEQEIKWENHLISSDQKIEIYCDGAAKNNGKSNALAGYGVYIKDLSPKGISVAYDQISIDKLKPTNQFMELYAIRHALMIIFSSLEHCKRYEGKTSIKILTDSQFSINCLTVWYKNWESNGWVNTAGRPVIHQQCVRDCLKLIDSIKDSVILSIEYVPGHSGFLGNEVADRLANIACDSMSSRIC; this is translated from the coding sequence ATGCCATATTATGCTGTAGCCAGTGGCTTTGAAACAGGTGTTTTCAGGCATTGGACCCAAGTCAAGCCACTCGTGGATGGCTACAGCAAACCagtcttcaagaagttcaatgatGAGGAATCAGCAAAGCAGTTTATCAGGAACAATTCAATGTCTTCACGAGTTGTTCAGACACGAAGATATGGCACTTTAGGTCGTGTAGAAAGTGGTACGGTGAGCTCATCAGTTTCTACTACGAAGAAGAATTCTACCTGTACTCCATTGCAAGTAGaaatgaagttgaatagTCTCAACATGTCTTACAATTTTGAAGACTGGAGGACTGtagaacaagaaatcaagtGGGAAAATCACCTCATTCTGTCTGATCAAAAAATCGAAATATACTGTGACGGTGCTGCCAAAAATAATGGGAAGTCCAATGCCTTGGCTGGGTATGGCGTTTATATCAAGGATCTTTCCCCAAAAGGAATATCTGTGGCTTACGACCAGATCCTGATCGATAAATTAAAGCCCACTAACCAATTTATGGAACTCTACGCCATCAGGCATGCACTTATGATCattttttcaagtcttgAACATTGTAAACGATATGAAGGCAAGACCCTGATTAAAATATTAACTGATTCTCAGTTTTCCATCAATTGCTTAACCGTTTGGTACAAAAACTGGGAAAGTAACGGCTGGGTTAATACCGCTGGACGTCCGGTCATCCATCAACAATGTGTTCGAGATTGCCTCAAGCTCATAGATTCCATTAAAGATTCGGTGATTTTATCAATTGAATATGTTCCAGGACACAGTGGATTTTTGGGCAATGAGGTTGCTGACAGGTTGGCCAATATTGCTTGTGATTCAATGCTGAGCCgtatttgttga
- a CDS encoding uncharacterized protein (COG:V; EggNog:ENOG503NVWR), producing the protein MSTVLVTGATGHTGVFTVLEYIKNGYKVNTTMRDISQLSEVKEMIQKTGNLSDEAMKNIRYFQADLGKEEGWKEAIDGCEYVCHVAYPFINNVPLEQIYDAAITGTMNLLNLAANTESVKQFIFCSSFAAIGFADSYPEGTIVNDDSWTPEDAKILDGYMKSKILVEKMMWKFIKSSENKRGMSFTSIAPYMISGPLPWGYRKLVGVMGLIKLYITGGLDVILHYHLNNSDVRDLSKSFVSATNNKEAFNERFLLVEEKEHLMSEIVDILKRDFPAKYSEKVPTAVSPPLTISKITDSSKARRILNFNPIPFEESIKQSIENIIERENL; encoded by the coding sequence ATGTCTACGGTTTTAGTCACAGGCGCTACAGGACATACAGGTGTATTCACAGTTCTTGAATACATCAAGAATGGTTACAAGGTTAACACCACTATGAGAGATATCTCCCAGTTGAGTGAGGTTAAGGAAATGATCCAAAAGACTGGAAACTTGTCCGATGAGGCGATGAAGAATATCAGATATTTCCAAGCGGATTTGGgcaaagaagaaggctgGAAAGAAGCAATTGATGGCTGTGAGTACGTTTGCCATGTTGCTTATCcgttcatcaacaatgttCCTCTTGAACAGATTTATGATGCTGCTATTACTGGAACCATGAAccttttgaacttggctGCCAATACTGAATCTGTCAAGCAATTCATCTTCTGTTCCagttttgcagccattggATTTGCGGACTCATACCCAGAAGGAACAATTGTTAATGATGATTCGTGGACCCCCGAAGACGCAAAAATTCTTGACGGCTATATGAAGTCCAAAATCTTGGtggagaagatgatgtGGAAATTCATCAAAAGCAGTGAGAACAAGCGAGGTATGTCTTTTACTTCAATTGCCCCCTATATGATCTCGGGTCCTCTTCCATGGGGTTATAGGAAACTCGTTGGGGTTATGGGCCTTATTAAGTTGTACATTACGGGAGGATTGGATGTTATCTTGCACTACCATTTAAACAACTCCGATGTTAGAGAcctttccaagtcatttGTTTCtgccacaaacaacaaagAGGCCTTCAATGAAAGATTccttttggttgaagaaaaggaacACCTCATGTCTGAAATAGTTGATATTCTCAAGAGAGACTTTCCAGCCAAGTACTCTGAGAAAGTCCCAACAGCAGTTAGTCCACCTTTAACtatctccaagatcaccGACAGCTCTAAAGCTCGGAGAattttgaacttcaaccCTATTCCATTTGAGGAGTCCATCAAGCAGTCCATTGAGAACATTATTGAACGGGAAAATCTCTGA
- the OYE32_2 gene encoding NADH-dependent flavin oxidoreductase (EggNog:ENOG503NUUE; COG:C), with translation MTVRIPLELPAASTGHSAPYPLVKGLDYEYPIPEGVVGSAKELTDKTPKMFQPLKVGNMVLPNRVGVSPMCQYTASNNEATEYHKVHYGALSSRGPGLVMLEVNSVAPHTGVSVVDLGLWNDVQAVKLKPIVDFAHANTSKIGLQIGHGGRKAQGNPPFEYLENWNDPRAIKEEVVGPSAVPFRPKGRLPTPTPLTVEEINTIIKQFGAAAKRAVEISGFDFVEIHGAHGYLLGSFLSAHSNKRTDKYGGSFENRIRFLLEVIDEVRANVPKGFPVLLRISGSDLHDSNPDAWTTADSVKLAPIVADRGIDLIDVSAGANDSDADRPKDKFGKFLPIAAAVKKAVGDKCLVSSVGTLHDAKKVNQLLEDGVIDFAFVGSPFLINPGLVLSWAQELDVSVYQIASHWPFHAKYAEMIEYIKSTKL, from the coding sequence atgactGTTAGAATTCCCTTAGAATTGCCCGCAGCCTCCACAGGCCACTCAGCTCCCTATCCGCTAGTCAAGGGTTTGGACTATGAGTACCCAATTCCCGAAGGTGTTGTCGGATCTGCAAAAGAGTTGACAGACAAAACGCCCAAGATGTTTCAACCTCTCAAAGTTGGAAACATGGTGCTTCCCAACCGAGTGGGAGTCTCCCCCATGTGTCAATATACTGCCAGTAACAATGAGGCCACCGAATATCATAAAGTTCACTACGGTGCTTTGAGTAGCAGAGGTCCAGGGCTAGTGATGCTTGAAGTCAACCTGGTAGCACCGCATACCGGTGTTTCGGTGGTTGATTTAGGTCTCTGGAACGACGTCCAGGCTGTCAAGCTCAAACCGATTGTGGACTTTGCCCATGCCAATACCAGTAAGATTGGtcttcaaattggccaTGGTGGTAGAAAGGCCCAGGGTAATCCGCCGTTTGaatacttggaaaactgGAACGACCCTAGAGCCATTAAAGAGGAAGTGGTGGGTCCTTCTGCTGTTCCTTTCAGACCCAAAGGAAGGCTCCCTACTCCAACGCCCTTGAcagtggaagaaatcaacaccattaTCAAACAGTTTGGAGCTGCTGCGAAGAGAGCTGTTGAGATCTCGGGGTTCGACTTTGTTGAGATCCATGGAGCCCACGGATACTTACTTGGTCTGTTCTTATCTGCGCATTCGAACAAGAGAACCGACAAGTATGGTGGGTCTTTTGAGAATAGAATTAGATTTTTGTTGGAAGTCATTGACGAAGTCAGAGCCAATGTTCCTAAGGGTTTCCCGGTGTTGTTGAGAATTAGTGGTTCTGACCTTCACGACTCCAATCCCGATGCTTGGACTACGGCCGACTCGGTGAAGTTGGCACCAATTGTCGCTGATAGAGGTATTGACTTGATAGATGTGTCTGCTGGTGCTAACGATAGTGACGCCGATAGACCCAAGGATAAGTTCGGAAAGTTTTTGCCCATTGCTGCTGCCGTGAAGAAGGCCGTTGGTGATAAGTGTTTGGTCAGTAGTGTGGGTACTTTGCACGATGCTAAGAAGGTCAATCAATTGCTTGAAGACGGCGTTATTGACTTCGCGTTCGTGGGATCTCCATTTTTGATTAACCCGGGTTTGGTGCTTAGTTGGGCTCAAGAATTGGATGTGAGCGTGTATCAAATTGCTTCTCACTGGCCATTCCATGCTAAATATGCTGAAATGATCGAGTACATCAAATCTACAAAGCTTTAG
- a CDS encoding hypha-regulated cell wall superfamily protein gives MFSKSLKGLLVTAFSALLANAQDITSNTIDRGTISISLGNTHIYPDVYYSIIDVAVASFTGSFNNEGGFYLTSDSSLIALTASIVGTSITNSGDWAFNSIQSLTTPDFYLTATISFSNTGTMWFGGDGLGVPIMSVLGLSWENDGLMVFSLTTRSTGEVLLGAALGVGTQTITNEGTICLINQVYEQSTKIEGSGCIDIGEDSTVFLYPSTSLTYAVDEDQTFYLSASDSSLRATAELLTQTYKVAGFGGGNYLGLTTAIYRYSYADGVLTLNGGSFLAAENVEFVIGTGYDEDLFVVDTFLFGIPSLAYSGNAIYYDGPVPAGSTSASACMACLEFPVPPGESSSASSSSSEASSSSSEASSSSSEASSSSSEASSSSSEASSSSSEASSSSSEASSSSSEASSSSSEASSSSSEASSSSSEASSSSSEASSSSSEASSSSSEVSSSSSEASSSSSEASSSSSEASSSSSEASSSSSEASSSSSEVSSSSSEASSSSSEASSSSSEASSSSSEVSSSSSEASSSSSEASSSSSEASSSSSEASSSSSEASSSSSEASSSSSEASSSSSEASSSSSEASSSSSEASSSSSEASSSSSEVSSSSSEASSSSSEASSSSSEASSSSSEASSSSSEASSSSSEASSSSSEASSSSSEASSSSSEASSSSSEASSSSSDASACPECTEYTTTFTTTDSDGNPTTETADVLVTTDSDGDLYTTTSDLGDCPECTEYTTTFTTTDSDGNPTTETADVLVTTDSDGDLYTTTSDLGDCPECTEYTTTFTTTDSDGNPTTESGDVLVTTDSDGDLYTTTSIFGDCPECTEYTTTFTTTDSDGNPTTESGDVLVTTDSDGDLYTTTSIFGDCPECTEYTTTFTTTDSDGNPTTETADVLVTTDSDGDLYTTTSDLGDCPECTEYTTTFTTTDSDGNPTTESGDVLVTTDSDGDLYTTTSIFGDCPECTEYTTTFTTTDSDGNPTTESGDVLVTTDSDGDLYTTTSIFGDCPECTEYTTTFTTTDSDGNPTTETADVLVTTDSDGDLYTTTSDLGDCPECTEYTTTFTTTDSEGNPTTESGDVLVTTDSDGDLYTTTSIFGDCPECTEYTTTFTTTDSDGNPTTETADVLVTTDSDGDLYTTTSDLGDCPECTEYTTTFTTTDSDGNPTTESGDVLVTTDSDGDLYTTTSIFGDCPECTEYTTTFTTTDSDGNPTTESGDVLVTTDSDGDLYTTTSIFGDCPECTEYTTTFTTTDSDGNPTTETADVLVTTDSDGDLYTTTSDLGDCPECTEYTTTFTTTDSEGNPTTESGDVLVTTDSDGDLYTTTSIFGDCPECTEYTTTFTTTDSDGNPTTETADVLVTTDSDGDLYTTTSDLGDCPECTEYTTTFTTTDSDGNPTTESGDVLVTTDSDGDLYTTTSIFGDCPECTEYTTTFTTTDSDGNPTTESGDVLVTTDSDGDLYTTTSIFGDCPECTEYTTTFTTTDSDGNPTTESGDVLVTTDSDGDLYTTTSIFGDCPECTEYTTTFTTTDSDGNPTTETADVLVTTDSDGDLYTTTSDLGDCPECTEYTTTFTTTDSDGNPTTESGDVLVTTDSDGDLYTTTSDLGDCPECTEYTTTFTTNDSDGNPTTETADVLVTTDSEGNLITESSIINEATVSTICVKGACVTVTNSQAVTATEACPVCSHYETTVVTEIDSVTLTVPCDVEVTTNTAGETVTYTHTSGECDVCKGYSTTIVTEIDSVTVTVPCAVSVTKNSAGQVYSTTILDTSVTVAGGSIAPTEAGESVAATITGESIGAAGGATGTLATGSVSATGTAVPSAESSNSGASSISKSWIMVVIGLFSFILV, from the coding sequence ATGTTTTCTAAATCTTTGAAGGGATTGCTAGTCACCGCCTTCCTGGCTTTGCTAGCTAATGCTCAGGATATCACTTCCAATACAATTGATAGGGGAACAATTTCAATATCCCTTGGAAACACTCATATCTACCCAGATGTTTACTATTCCATCATTGATGTTGCAGTAGCCTCATTTACAGGTAGTTTCAATAATGAAGGTGGATTTTACCTCACTTCAGATAGTTCTTTGATTGCCTTGACTGCCAGCATTGTAGGTACCAGTATTACGAACAGTGGGGATTGGGCTTTCAATTCCATCCAGTCTCTCACCACTCCGGACTTTTATTTGACTGCAACAATATCGTTCAGCAATACAGGTACCATGTGGTTTGGGGGTGATGGACTTGGTGTTCCAATTATGAGTGTGTTGGGTCTTTCGTGGGAGAATGACGGTTTAATGGTTTTCTCGTTGACCACTCGGTCTACAGGTGAAGTCCTTTTGGGTGCGGCTCTAGGTGTTGGGACTCAAACTATCACTAATGAGGGTACCATCTGTTTGATTAACCAAGTCTACGAACAAAGTACAAAGATCGAAGGTTCTGGTTGtattgatattggtgaagacTCTACTGTGTTCTTATATCCATCTACCTCACTTACGTATGCCGTTGACGAAGATCAAACATTTTACTTGAGTGCCTCAGATTCATCTCTTCGAGCCACTGCAGAATTGCTTACTCAAACTTATAAGGTTGCcggatttggtggtggaaattACCTTGGTCTTACCACTGCTATCTACCGTTACTCTTATGCCGATGGTGTATTGACATTGAATGGAGGTTCCTTCCTTGCCGCAGAAAATGTTGAATTTGTTATCGGTACAGGTTATGATGAGGATCTTTTTGTAGTGGACACATTTTTGTTCGGTATTCCTCTGTTAGCATACTCAGGTAACGCCATCTATTACGACGGTCCGGTCCCAGCTGGTTCCACAAGTGCATCTGCTTGCATGGCATGTTTAGAATTTCCAGTGCCTCCAGGTGAATCTTCTAGtgcatctagttcttcaagcgaagcatccagttcttcaagtgaagcatccagttcttcgAGCGAAGCGtccagttcttcaagcgaagcatctagttcttcaagcgaagcatctagttcttcaagcgaagcatctagttcttcaagcgaagcatccagttcttcaagtgaagcatccagttcttcaagcgaagcatctagttcttcaagcgaagcatctagttcttcaagcgaagcatccagttcttcaagcgaagcatccagttcttcaagtgaggcgtcttcttcatcaagtgaggtgtcttcttcttcaagtgaagcatctagttcttcaagcgaagcatccagttcttcaagcgaagcatccagttcttcaagcgaagcatccagttcttcaagtgaggcgtcttcttcatcaagtgaggtgtcttcttcttcaagtgaagcatctagttcttcgagcgaagcatccagttcttcaagtgaggcgtcttcttcatcaagtgaggtgtcttcttcttcaagtgaagcatctagttcttcgAGCGAagcatcaagttcttcgagcgaagcatccagttcttcgagcgaagcatccagttcttcgagcgaagcatccagttcttcgagtgaagcgtcttcttcttcaagtgaagcgtcttcttcttcaagtgaagcgtctagttcttcaagtgaagcgtctagttcttcaagtgaagcgtctagttcttcaagtgaggcgtcttcttcatcaagtgaggtgtcttcttcttcaagtgaagcatctagttcttcgAGCGAagcatcaagttcttcgagcgaagcatccagttcttcgagcgaagcatccagttcttcgagcgaagcatccagttcttcgagtgaagcgtcttcttcttcaagtgaagcgtcttcttcttcaagtgaagcgtctagttcttcaagtgaagcgtctagttcttcaagtgaagcgtctagttcttcaagtgatgCCTCTGCatgtcctgaatgtaccgagtacacgactacatttaccaccactgattcagacggtaatccaactactgaaactgctgatgttcttgtcaccaccgactctgatggagatttgtacaccaccaccagtgatctCGGAGActgtcctgaatgtactgagtacacgactacatttaccaccactgattcagacggtaatccaactactgaaactgctgatgttcttgtcaccaccgactctgatggagatttgtacaccaccaccagtgatctCGGAGActgtcctgaatgtactgagtacacgactacatttaccaccactgattcagacggtaatccaactactgaaagtggtgatgttctcgTTACAACAGATTCTGATGGAGATCTTTACACTACCACTTCTATTTTCGGtgattgtcctgaatgtactgagtacacgactacatttaccaccactgattcagacggtaatccaactactgaaagtggtgatgttctcgTTACAACAGATTCTGATGGAGATCTTTACACTACCACTTCTATTTTCGGtgattgtcctgaatgtactgagtacacgactacattcaccaccactgattcagacggtaatccaactactgaaactgctgatgttcttgtcaccaccgactctgatggagatttgtacaccaccaccagtgatctCGGAGActgtcctgaatgtactgagtacacgactacatttaccaccactgattcagacggtaatccaactactgaaagtggtgatgttctcgTTACAACAGATTCTGATGGAGATCTTTACACTACCACTTCTATTTTCGGtgattgtcctgaatgtactgagtacacgactacatttaccaccactgattcagacggtaatccaactactgaaagtggtgatgttctcgTTACAACAGATTCTGATGGAGATCTTTACACTACCACTTCTATTTTCGGtgattgtcctgaatgtactgagtacacgactacattcaccaccactgattcagacggtaatccaactactgaaactgctgatgttcttgtcaccaccgactctgatggagatttgtacaccaccaccagtgatctCGGAGActgtcctgaatgtactgagtacacgactacatttaccaccactgattcagaaggtaatccaactactgaaagtggtgatgttctcgTTACAACAGATTCTGATGGAGATCTTTACACTACCACTTCTATTTTCGGtgattgtcctgaatgtactgagtacacgactacattcaccaccactgattcagacggtaatccaactactgaaactgctgatgttcttgtcaccaccgactctgatggagatttgtacaccaccaccagtgatctCGGAGActgtcctgaatgtactgagtacacgactacatttaccaccactgattcagacggtaatccaactactgaaagtggtgatgttctcgTTACAACAGATTCTGATGGAGATCTTTACACTACCACTTCTATTTTCGGtgattgtcctgaatgtactgagtacacgactacatttaccaccactgattcagacggtaatccaactactgaaagtggtgatgttctcgTTACAACAGATTCTGATGGAGATCTTTACACTACCACTTCTATTTTCGGtgattgtcctgaatgtactgagtacacgactacattcaccaccactgattcagacggtaatccaactactgaaactgctgatgttcttgtcaccaccgactctgatggagatttgtacaccaccaccagtgatctCGGAGActgtcctgaatgtactgagtacacgactacatttaccaccactgattcagaaggtaatccaactactgaaagtggtgatgttctcgTTACAACAGATTCTGATGGAGATCTTTACACTACCACTTCTATTTTCGGtgattgtcctgaatgtactgagtacacgactacattcaccaccactgattcagacggtaatccaactactgaaactgctgatgttcttgtcaccaccgactctgatggagatttgtacaccaccaccagtgatctCGGAGActgtcctgaatgtactgagtacacgactacatttaccaccactgattcagacggtaatccaactactgaaagtggtgatgttctcgTTACAACAGATTCTGATGGAGATCTTTACACTACCACTTCTATTTTCGGtgattgtcctgaatgtactgagtacacgactacatttaccaccactgattcagacggtaatccaactactgaaagtggtgatgttctcgTTACAACAGATTCTGATGGAGATCTTTACACTACCACTTCTATTTTCGGtgattgtcctgaatgtactgagtacacgactacatttaccaccactgattcagacggtaatccaactactgaaagtggtgatgttctcgTTACAACAGATTCTGATGGAGATCTTTACACTACCACTTCTATTTTCGGtgattgtcctgaatgtactgagtacacgactacattcaccaccactgattcagacggtaatccaactactgaaactgctgatgttcttgtcaccaccgactctgatggagatttgtacaccaccaccagtgatctCGGAGActgtcctgaatgtactgagtacacgactacatttaccaccactgattcagacggtaatccaactactgaaagtggtgatgttcttgtcaccaccgactctgatggagatttgtacaccaccaccagtgatctCGGAGActgtcctgaatgtactgaGTACACGACTACATTTACCACCAATGATTCAGAcggtaatccaactactgaaactgctgatgttctCGTTACTACCGACTCTGAAGGTAACCTTATAACCGAATCTTCAATTATTAACGAAGCCACTGTTTCTACTATCTGTGTTAAAGGTGCTTGTGTAACAGTTACCAACTCGCAAGCCGTTACCGCGACTGAAGCTTGTCCAGTGTGTTCCCATTACGAGACTACCGTGGTCACTGAAATTGACAGTGTTACGTTGACGGTCCCTTGTGATGTGGAAGTTACGACAAACACCGCGGGGGAAACTGTTACCTATACCCATACCTCCGGGGAATGTGACGTGTGCAAGGGATACCTGACCACCATTGTAACTGAAATCGACAGTGTCACAGTTACCGTTCCCTGTGCGGTTAGCGTCACTAAAAACTCTGCTGGTCAAGTTTATAGTACCACCATCCTCGACACAAGTGTTACAGTTGCTGGTGGAAGTATTGCCCCTACTGAAGCTGGTGAAAGCGTTGCTGCTACTATTACTGGAGAAAGCATTGGTGCTGCTGGGGGTGCCACAGGAACCCTTGCTACTGGATCTGTGTCAGCGACAGGAACCGCCGTCCCCAGTGCTGAATCCAGTAACTCTGGAGCTTCTAGTATCTCCAAATCATGGATAATGGTTGTTATTGGATTGTTTTCATTTATTTTAGTTTGA
- a CDS encoding arylsulfatase (EggNog:ENOG503NUVC; COG:P), translating into MTQSKKPNFIIIVADDLGFTDTSPFGGEIDTPNLKQLADNGLRFTDFHTASACSPTRSMLLSGTDNHIAGLGQMAEYTRIYPEKFEGKPGYEGYLNFRVAALSEILQDNGYYNFQSGKWHLGLTPEYWPSKRGFEKTFTLLPGAGNHYKYFPRDENGDYIKFLPPIFQKDDEHFDPEDLPEDYYSSDYFTDRFIEYLNNDDIRGDRPFFGFLTYTAPHWPFQAPPEVIQKYAGVYDDGPAELRIQRLKSAIKLGLVPEGVEAHQVETQRQKAWKDLSDEEKKIESQIMEVFAAMVDNLDSNVGRVIKELEAKDELENTFILFMSDNGAEGMLLEALPMSYQNFQATVSEYYNNSPDNIGGKDSFFHYSDQWAQAATAPSYMYKMWATEGGIRCPLIIHHPELIKKPAIKNGFTTVMDILPTVLEVAGIPHPGSQFRGREVVPVRGKSWLSYLKGNQDFVHSEDTVTGWELFAQQAIRKGAFKALYIPKPLGPDKWQLFNLRDDPGETKDLAEQNPDKLQELLEHWAEYVAETGLIEIGGDFKAHYKTLAI; encoded by the coding sequence ATGACCCAATCAAAGAAACCGAACTTTATAATCATTGTAGCCGACGACTTGGGGTTCACCGACACATCTCCTTTTGGGGGGGAAATAGATACTCCAAACTTGAAACAATTGGCTGATAATGGCTTAAGATTTACCGATTTCCATACCGCTTCTGCTTGTTCTCCTACACGGTCAATGTTATTGTCTGGAACAGACAACCACATCGCTGGGTTGGGTCAGATGGCTGAGTATACCAGAATTTACCCCGAAAAATTTGAAGGAAAACCAGGATATGAAGGGTACTTGAACTTTAGAGTGGCTGCGCTCTCGGAAATATTGCAGGACAACGGTTACTACAACTTCCAATCTGGAAAATGGCACTTAGGATTGACTCCCGAGTACTGGCCTTCCAAAAGAGGGTTTGAAAAAACCTTCACGTTGCTTCCAGGTGCTGGTAACCACTATAAGTATTTCCCCAGggatgaaaatggtgattaTATCAAGTTCTTGCCGCCTATATTCCAAAAAGATGACGAGCACTTCGATCCAGAAGATCTTCCTGAAGATTACTACAGTAGTGACTACTTTACGGACAGATTCATCGAGTACTTGAATAACGATGATATCCGTGGCGATCGGCCTTTCTTTGGGTTTTTGACATACACAGCGCCTCATTGGCCTTTTCAAGCTCCACCAGAAGTTATTCAAAAATATGCTGGAGTGTACGATGATGGTCCTGCTGAGTTGAGAATTCAACGGTTAAAGAGTGCAATTAAGCTCGGGTTAGTCCCTGAAGGGGTTGAAGCTCACCAGGTTGAAACACAACGTCAAAAAGCATGGAAGGACTTGTCTGACGAAGAGAAAAAGATCGAGTCGCAGATCATGGAAGTGTTTGCTGCCATGGTGGATAACTTGGACAGTAATGTTGGCAGGGTCATtaaagaattggaagccaaggatgagttggaaaatACCTTCATCTTGTTCATGTCGGATAATGGAGCTGAAGGAATGTTGTTGGAAGCATTGCCAATGTCTTATCAGAATTTCCAAGCCACTGTAAGTGAATACTACAATAATTCTCCAGACAACATTGGAGGCAAAGATTCTTTCTTCCACTATTCTGACCAATGGGCCCAAGCTGCCACTGCCCCTTCTTATATGTACAAAATGTGGGCTACTGAAGGAGGCATCAGATGTCCTTTAATTATTCATCACCCTGAGCTTATCAAAAAGCCTGCCATCAAAAATGGATTTACCACTGTTATGGATATTCTCCCTACCGTTTTGGAGGTAGCAGGTATACCACATCCTGGAAGTCAGTTCCGTGGTAGAGAAGTTGTGCCTGTCAGAGGAAAATCATGGTTGTCTTACTTGAAAGGAAACCAGGACTTTGTCCATTCTGAGGACACAGTTACCGGATGGGAGTTATTTGCTCAGCAAGCCATTCGGAAAGGTGCCTTTAAAGCGTTATATATTCCCAAACCATTGGGACCTGATAAATGGCAGCTATTCAACCTTAGAGATGACCCTGGAGAAACAAAGGATCTTGCAGAACAAAACCCCGACAAGTTGCAAGAGCTCTTGGAGCATTGGGCGGAATATGTGGCCGAAACTGGGCTTATTGAAATTGGCGGCGACTTTAAAGCTCACTACAAGACCCTCGCCATCTAA